In the genome of Thermithiobacillus tepidarius DSM 3134, one region contains:
- a CDS encoding NAD(P)H-dependent flavin oxidoreductase, translated as MLNTDLPLLRIREKRLLPVVQGGMGVGVSAHRLAGTVASHGAVGTIASIDLRHHHADLLAQTRRCRDKDELERINLLALDREVRAALQLAAGEGLVAVNVMKAVSAHADYVRQACASGAQAIVMGAGLPLDLPELTADFPAVALIPILSDARGAALVLKKWMRKQRLPDAIVLEHPRYAGGHLGAPKAEDIQDPRFDFPTVLEGVFAVFRELGIERESVPLIPAGGIHSHAQIRELLALGASAVQIGTPFAVTAEGDAHPNFKRVLAEAGPEDIVTFMSVAGLPARAVLTPWLKNYLKRESRLQACAQADRRRCAIALDCLSHCGLRDGNARAGQFCIDAQLAAALRGEVDKGLFFRGAGRLPFGAEIRPVGELLAHLLQANA; from the coding sequence ATGCTGAATACCGATCTGCCGTTGCTGCGCATCAGGGAAAAACGGCTGTTGCCCGTCGTTCAGGGCGGCATGGGGGTCGGCGTGTCGGCGCACCGCCTGGCTGGCACGGTGGCGAGCCATGGGGCGGTGGGCACCATCGCCAGCATCGACCTGCGCCATCACCATGCCGACCTGTTGGCGCAGACCCGCCGCTGCCGCGACAAGGACGAGCTGGAACGCATCAATCTGCTCGCCCTCGACCGCGAAGTGCGCGCCGCCCTGCAGCTGGCCGCGGGGGAGGGGCTGGTGGCGGTGAACGTCATGAAGGCGGTCAGCGCCCACGCGGACTACGTGCGCCAGGCCTGCGCCAGCGGCGCCCAGGCCATCGTCATGGGCGCGGGCCTGCCGCTGGACCTGCCCGAGCTGACCGCCGATTTTCCCGCAGTGGCGCTCATTCCGATTCTCTCGGATGCGCGCGGCGCGGCCCTGGTCCTGAAGAAGTGGATGCGCAAGCAGCGCCTGCCAGACGCCATCGTCCTCGAGCACCCCCGCTACGCCGGCGGGCATCTGGGCGCGCCCAAGGCGGAGGACATCCAGGACCCGCGCTTCGACTTTCCCACGGTGCTGGAAGGGGTGTTCGCGGTGTTCCGGGAACTCGGCATCGAGCGCGAGTCCGTGCCCCTGATCCCGGCCGGCGGCATTCACAGCCACGCGCAGATCCGCGAACTGCTTGCGCTGGGCGCCAGCGCCGTGCAGATCGGCACGCCCTTCGCCGTGACCGCGGAGGGTGACGCCCATCCCAACTTCAAGCGCGTCCTGGCCGAGGCCGGGCCGGAGGACATCGTCACCTTCATGAGCGTGGCGGGGCTGCCGGCCCGCGCGGTGCTTACGCCCTGGCTGAAAAATTATCTCAAGCGCGAAAGCCGGCTGCAGGCCTGCGCCCAGGCCGACCGGCGGCGCTGCGCCATCGCGCTGGATTGCCTGAGCCACTGCGGCCTGCGCGACGGCAATGCGCGGGCGGGGCAGTTCTGCATCGATGCCCAGCTGGCTGCCGCGCTGCGCGGCGAGGTGGACAAGGGGCTCTTCTTCCGGGGGGCGGGGCGCCTGCCCTTCGGCGCGGAGATCCGTCCGGTGGGCGAGCTGCTGGCGCATCTGCTGCAGGCGAATGCGTGA
- a CDS encoding sulfite exporter TauE/SafE family protein, with amino-acid sequence MSPLVVLAGIATGILLGLFGSGGSIIAVPALLYLLHVGAKPAIAMSLGIVAVTASISAVDHWRRGNVKLPVAAVFGLWGVIGTYAGARLGVRVPASVQLALFALVMYLAAYKMLRPKPAPAGAPAADAPAPRQGRIALHGLAVGLLTGLVGVGGGFLIVPALVLLSGIPMKEAVGTSLAVVAAKSYAGFIGYLGAVEIDFLLMALFTGVAIAGSFAGAWLCRHLPAEVLKRGFAVFLVFVASYILLKSVL; translated from the coding sequence ATGAGTCCCTTGGTCGTCCTGGCGGGCATCGCCACCGGCATCCTGCTGGGCCTCTTCGGCAGCGGCGGCTCGATCATCGCCGTCCCCGCGCTGCTCTACCTGCTGCACGTCGGCGCCAAGCCTGCCATCGCCATGAGCCTCGGCATCGTCGCCGTCACCGCCAGCATCTCCGCCGTCGACCATTGGCGCCGCGGCAACGTGAAGCTGCCGGTGGCCGCCGTCTTCGGTCTGTGGGGCGTGATCGGCACCTACGCCGGCGCCCGTCTGGGCGTGCGGGTGCCGGCGAGCGTGCAGCTCGCCCTCTTCGCGCTGGTGATGTACCTGGCCGCCTACAAGATGCTGCGGCCGAAGCCGGCGCCCGCCGGCGCGCCCGCGGCGGACGCTCCGGCGCCGCGCCAGGGCCGCATCGCCCTGCACGGCCTGGCCGTGGGCCTGCTGACCGGCCTGGTGGGCGTGGGTGGCGGCTTCCTGATCGTGCCCGCCCTGGTGCTGCTCTCGGGCATTCCCATGAAGGAGGCGGTGGGCACCTCGCTGGCGGTGGTGGCGGCCAAGTCCTACGCGGGCTTCATCGGCTACCTGGGGGCGGTGGAGATCGACTTCCTGCTGATGGCCCTGTTCACCGGCGTGGCCATCGCCGGCAGCTTCGCCGGCGCCTGGCTGTGCCGCCATCTGCCCGCCGAGGTCCTGAAGCGCGGATTCGCCGTGTTTCTGGTCTTCGTGGCCAGCTACATCCTGTTGAAAAGCGTCTTGTGA
- the narI gene encoding respiratory nitrate reductase subunit gamma yields MNLHNFLYGVYPYLAGTIFLIGSWVRFDHEQYTWKSDSSQLLSRKHMRLASNLFHVGIISIFFGHLVGLLTPHAFFLSLGVSDMTHQYIAIAAGSIFGTMCLIGGVMLWLRRMFNPRISSASRFSDKLILSWILVTLLLGLSTIPVSLGHAQHGNPGVMIALAEWAQSIVTFQPQPSLIAGVDTIFKVHLFFGMTVFLLFPFTRLVHVWSVPLAYLRRPYQIVRTKRPALSR; encoded by the coding sequence ATGAACCTGCACAATTTCCTCTACGGCGTCTACCCCTACCTGGCGGGGACCATTTTCCTGATCGGCAGTTGGGTGCGCTTCGACCACGAGCAGTACACCTGGAAGAGCGACTCCAGCCAGCTGCTGTCCAGAAAGCACATGCGCCTGGCCAGCAATCTCTTCCACGTGGGCATCATCTCCATCTTCTTCGGCCATCTCGTCGGCCTGCTGACCCCGCACGCCTTTTTCCTGAGCCTCGGCGTGTCCGACATGACCCACCAGTACATCGCCATCGCGGCGGGTTCCATCTTCGGGACCATGTGCCTGATCGGCGGCGTCATGCTCTGGCTCCGGCGCATGTTCAACCCGCGCATCTCGTCGGCCAGCCGCTTCTCCGACAAGCTGATCCTGAGCTGGATCCTGGTCACGCTCCTGCTCGGCCTGTCCACCATCCCCGTGTCCCTGGGCCATGCCCAGCACGGCAATCCGGGTGTGATGATCGCCTTGGCGGAATGGGCGCAGAGCATCGTCACCTTCCAGCCACAGCCGTCGCTCATCGCCGGGGTGGACACCATCTTCAAGGTCCATCTCTTCTTCGGCATGACGGTGTTCCTGCTCTTCCCCTTCACCCGCCTGGTGCACGTCTGGAGCGTGCCGCTCGCCTACCTGCGGCGCCCCTACCAGATCGTGCGCACCAAGCGGCCCGCGCTGTCCCGCTGA
- the narJ gene encoding nitrate reductase molybdenum cofactor assembly chaperone — protein MLIYRILSRLLDYPDQALREHLPEIAARIEADPGLDEAERDTLLDFLHWMRAADPYALEGHYVQTFDLTPEHSLHLTHHLFGDEDRERGPAMVDIAEHYKSYELEAVEGELPDYLPLLLEYASTLEETEGRFFLADAAKVLNVLAANLEKAHSPYAPLVRLIEHRGRLVSQAA, from the coding sequence ATGCTGATCTACAGAATCCTGTCACGACTGCTGGACTACCCGGACCAGGCCCTGCGCGAGCACCTGCCGGAAATCGCCGCCCGGATCGAGGCCGATCCGGGCCTCGACGAGGCGGAGCGGGACACGCTGCTGGACTTCCTGCACTGGATGCGGGCGGCCGACCCCTACGCGCTGGAGGGCCATTACGTGCAGACCTTCGACCTGACGCCGGAGCACAGCCTGCACCTGACCCATCATCTCTTCGGCGACGAGGACCGCGAGCGCGGGCCGGCCATGGTGGACATTGCCGAGCACTACAAGAGCTACGAGCTGGAGGCGGTCGAGGGCGAGCTGCCGGACTACCTGCCGCTGCTCCTGGAGTACGCCTCCACCCTGGAGGAAACGGAGGGGCGCTTCTTCCTGGCGGATGCGGCCAAGGTGCTGAACGTGCTGGCCGCCAACCTGGAAAAGGCGCACAGCCCCTACGCGCCGCTCGTCCGTCTGATTGAACATCGCGGCCGTCTGGTCAGCCAGGCCGCTTAA
- the narH gene encoding nitrate reductase subunit beta — translation MKVRAQFAFVFNLDKCIGCHTCSVTCKNVWTNRKGVEYAWFNNVESKPGIGYPKQWENQDIWEGGWEKRNGKLELKAGGRASKLVNIFNNPKLPEIDDYYEPFTYDYAHLQTAPLSEAAPTARPLSQIDGSRMEKVTWGPNWEDDLAGEFEKRAADKNFDKIQKQIYAEFENTFHMYLPRICNHCLNPACVAACPSGSVYKREEDGIVLVDQDKCRGWRMCISGCPYKKVFYNWESGKAEKCIGCYPRVESGLPTVCSESCVGRIRYNGIVLYDADRILDTASQDSVQDLYKAQMDIFLDPNDPAVIAQARADGVPDSWIEAAQRSPIYKMAIDWKIAFPMHPEFRTLPMVWYVPPLSPVQSQIDQGALPTGPDGVIPRADALRLPVKYLANLLTAGQEAPIVSALNRLIAMRSYMRSVHVEGQADTRALEAAGLDEATAKEMYRYLAIANYEDRFVIPTSHEELRLEDFYAFQGQNGFAFGNDSSAGRSGFSLFPDRRKETVEPLHFVPRAKIKG, via the coding sequence ATGAAAGTCCGCGCACAGTTTGCCTTCGTGTTCAACCTGGACAAGTGCATCGGTTGCCACACCTGCTCGGTGACCTGCAAGAACGTCTGGACCAATCGCAAGGGTGTCGAATACGCCTGGTTCAACAACGTCGAGTCGAAGCCCGGCATCGGCTATCCCAAGCAGTGGGAGAACCAGGACATCTGGGAGGGGGGCTGGGAGAAGCGCAACGGCAAGCTGGAGCTCAAGGCCGGCGGCCGCGCCAGCAAGTTGGTCAACATCTTCAACAACCCGAAGCTGCCGGAGATCGACGACTACTACGAGCCCTTCACCTACGACTACGCCCACCTGCAGACGGCGCCCCTGTCCGAGGCGGCGCCCACGGCGCGGCCCCTGTCGCAGATCGACGGCAGCCGCATGGAGAAGGTCACCTGGGGACCCAACTGGGAGGACGACCTCGCCGGCGAGTTCGAGAAGCGCGCGGCCGACAAGAACTTCGACAAGATCCAGAAGCAGATCTACGCCGAGTTCGAGAACACCTTCCACATGTACCTGCCGCGCATCTGCAATCACTGCCTGAATCCGGCCTGCGTGGCGGCCTGTCCCTCGGGCTCGGTCTACAAGCGCGAGGAAGACGGCATCGTGCTGGTGGACCAGGACAAGTGCCGCGGCTGGCGCATGTGCATCAGCGGCTGCCCCTACAAGAAGGTGTTCTACAACTGGGAGTCCGGCAAGGCCGAGAAGTGCATCGGCTGCTATCCGCGCGTGGAATCGGGCCTGCCCACGGTCTGCTCCGAATCCTGCGTCGGGCGCATCCGCTACAACGGCATCGTCCTCTACGACGCCGACCGCATCCTGGACACCGCCAGCCAGGACAGCGTCCAGGACCTCTACAAGGCGCAGATGGACATCTTCCTCGACCCCAACGATCCGGCGGTGATCGCCCAGGCGCGCGCCGACGGCGTGCCGGATTCCTGGATCGAGGCCGCCCAGCGCTCGCCCATCTACAAGATGGCCATCGACTGGAAGATCGCCTTCCCGATGCACCCCGAGTTCCGCACCCTGCCCATGGTCTGGTACGTGCCGCCGCTGTCGCCGGTGCAGTCGCAGATCGACCAGGGCGCCCTGCCGACCGGGCCGGACGGGGTCATCCCGCGCGCCGACGCCCTGCGCCTGCCGGTGAAGTACTTGGCCAACCTGCTCACCGCCGGCCAGGAGGCGCCCATCGTCAGCGCCCTGAACCGGCTCATCGCCATGCGCAGCTACATGCGCTCGGTGCACGTGGAGGGCCAGGCCGACACCCGCGCCCTGGAGGCCGCCGGCCTCGACGAGGCGACCGCCAAGGAGATGTACCGCTACCTGGCCATTGCCAACTACGAGGACCGCTTCGTCATCCCCACCAGCCACGAGGAGCTGCGCCTGGAGGACTTCTACGCCTTCCAGGGCCAGAACGGCTTCGCCTTCGGCAACGACAGCTCGGCCGGCCGCAGCGGCTTCTCGCTCTTCCCCGACCGGCGCAAGGAAACGGTGGAGCCGCTGCACTTCGTGCCGCGCGCCAAGATCAAGGGCTAA
- a CDS encoding nitrate reductase subunit alpha produces MSHFIDRLKFFNKVQDTFSKGHGIVTSEDRQWEDAYRRRWQFDKVVRSTHGVNCTGGCSWKIHVKNGLVAFEIQQTDYPRTRPDMPNHEPRGCQRGASYSWYLYSPHRIKHPMIRGRLLELYRAERAAGKDPVEAWAAIQADPAKRKQYTAVRGLGGFVRSNWDEVTELIAAANVHTIKQHGPDRVIGFSPIPAMSMISYAAGSRYLSLIGGVPLSFYDWYCDLPPSSPQVWGEQTDVPEAADWYNSTYLIVCGANLPMTRTPDAHFYSEVRYKGAKVVSMAPDYAEYVKFADLWMPVRQGTDAAVFMAMGHVVLREFFLERQEPYFLDYARTYTDLPMQVILRPHGQGYASDRFLRASDFDGQLGEANNPEWKTIVYDEVSGAFVAPNGSIGYRWGEEGKWNLLPKNAADQSAIRAELSCIEHHDAVVPVGFPHFTPGESSLLYRNVPVRRIRLAGGEEAYVASVFDLQVAQYGLDRGLGGENVASSYDDARVPYTPAWQEKITGVKRADVIRTGREFADNAAKTQGKSMVILGAAINHWFHNDMNYRAIMNLLHLCGCVGQSGGGWAHYVGQEKLRPQAGWAPVAFAQDWHRPSRTMNGTTFFYFHTDQWRYERVAADELLADTAKGKYRGYSLGDYNVVSQRLGWLPSAPHFDRNPLEIVAAAEKAGAKDEAGVAKYVVEQLKSGKLAFASEDIDNPANFPRNLFVWRANLLGSSAKGHEYFLKHLLGAQNGVMTDGTEGRESKEIRWREEAPIAKLDLLVDINFRLNSTGAYSDIILPTATWYEKNDLNTTDMHPFIHPLSEAVTPGWESKSDWQIFKTIARQFSALAAKHLGTRKDLLAVPMMHDSPMELAQPLGVKDWKKGECEPVPGKTLPLLKLVERDYANTYKKFTALGPLMSKAGNNVKGIDWNTEAEYEELKHLNGTIQDEGISQGMPSLAEDIHVCDTVLLMAPETNGEVAHKSWTRLSQKTGVDHLHLCEGRREDKIHYRDIQAQPRKIITAPTWSGIESEHVSYTAGYTNIHEHIPFRTLTGRAQFYQDHEWMLDFGEGFCAYRPPVDLRAHSSIPAAVRGKPHLVLNWITPHSKWGIHSTYNDNLRMLNLFRGGPTVWVAEADARSIGLQDNDWVEAVNANGATVARVVVSQRIPRGMAMMYHAQEKIVNVPGSPSTGKRGGILNSVTRVVVKPTHMIGGYAQLSYSFNYYGTVGSQRDEYVVLHKIEDRDVNWLERGLTPEREAALNPPGVR; encoded by the coding sequence ATGAGCCACTTTATCGATCGTCTGAAGTTTTTCAACAAGGTCCAGGACACGTTCTCCAAGGGACACGGGATCGTGACCAGCGAGGACCGGCAATGGGAGGATGCCTACCGGCGGCGCTGGCAATTCGACAAGGTGGTGCGCTCCACCCACGGGGTGAACTGTACGGGCGGCTGCAGCTGGAAAATTCACGTCAAGAACGGTTTGGTGGCCTTCGAGATCCAGCAGACCGATTATCCGCGCACCCGTCCGGACATGCCCAACCACGAGCCGCGCGGTTGCCAGCGCGGCGCCAGCTACTCCTGGTACCTGTACAGCCCCCACCGGATCAAGCACCCCATGATCCGCGGCCGCCTGCTGGAGCTCTACCGCGCCGAGCGCGCCGCCGGCAAGGACCCGGTGGAAGCCTGGGCCGCCATCCAGGCCGATCCGGCCAAGCGCAAGCAGTACACCGCCGTGCGCGGCCTGGGCGGGTTCGTGCGCAGCAACTGGGACGAGGTGACGGAGCTGATCGCCGCCGCCAACGTCCACACTATCAAGCAGCACGGCCCGGACCGGGTGATCGGCTTCTCGCCGATCCCGGCCATGTCCATGATCAGCTATGCGGCGGGCTCGCGCTACCTGTCGCTGATCGGCGGCGTGCCGCTGTCCTTCTACGACTGGTACTGCGACCTGCCGCCTTCGAGCCCGCAGGTCTGGGGCGAGCAGACCGACGTGCCGGAAGCGGCCGACTGGTACAACTCCACCTATCTCATCGTCTGCGGCGCCAACCTGCCCATGACCCGCACCCCGGACGCCCACTTCTACTCGGAAGTGCGCTACAAGGGCGCCAAGGTGGTGTCCATGGCCCCGGATTACGCCGAGTACGTGAAGTTCGCCGATCTGTGGATGCCGGTGCGCCAGGGCACGGACGCCGCCGTCTTCATGGCCATGGGCCACGTGGTGCTCAGGGAGTTCTTCCTCGAGCGCCAGGAACCCTATTTCCTGGACTACGCCCGCACCTACACCGACCTGCCCATGCAGGTGATCCTGCGCCCGCACGGCCAAGGCTACGCCAGCGACCGTTTCCTGCGCGCTTCCGACTTCGACGGCCAGCTCGGCGAAGCCAACAATCCCGAGTGGAAGACCATCGTCTATGACGAAGTGAGCGGAGCCTTCGTGGCGCCCAACGGCTCCATCGGCTACCGCTGGGGCGAGGAGGGCAAGTGGAACCTGCTGCCCAAGAACGCCGCCGACCAGTCCGCGATCCGGGCGGAGCTGTCCTGCATCGAGCACCATGACGCGGTGGTGCCGGTCGGCTTCCCGCACTTCACGCCGGGCGAGTCCTCGCTCCTCTACCGCAATGTGCCGGTGCGCCGGATCCGGCTGGCCGGCGGCGAGGAAGCCTACGTCGCCTCGGTCTTCGACCTGCAGGTGGCCCAGTACGGCCTGGACCGCGGTCTGGGCGGGGAGAACGTGGCCAGTTCCTACGACGACGCCCGGGTGCCCTACACCCCGGCATGGCAGGAGAAGATCACCGGCGTCAAGCGCGCCGACGTGATCCGCACCGGCCGCGAGTTCGCCGACAACGCCGCCAAGACCCAGGGCAAGTCCATGGTCATCCTGGGCGCGGCGATCAACCACTGGTTCCACAACGACATGAACTACCGCGCCATCATGAACCTGCTGCACCTGTGCGGCTGCGTGGGTCAGAGCGGCGGCGGCTGGGCGCACTACGTGGGCCAGGAGAAGCTGCGGCCGCAGGCCGGCTGGGCGCCGGTGGCCTTCGCCCAGGACTGGCACCGGCCGTCGCGCACCATGAACGGCACCACCTTCTTCTACTTCCATACCGACCAGTGGCGCTACGAGCGCGTGGCCGCCGACGAGCTCCTGGCCGACACGGCCAAGGGCAAGTACCGGGGCTATAGCCTGGGCGACTACAACGTGGTGTCTCAGCGGCTGGGCTGGCTGCCCTCGGCCCCGCACTTCGACCGCAATCCCCTGGAGATCGTCGCCGCGGCGGAAAAGGCCGGCGCCAAGGACGAGGCCGGGGTGGCCAAGTACGTGGTGGAGCAGCTCAAGAGCGGCAAGCTGGCCTTCGCATCCGAGGACATCGACAACCCGGCCAACTTCCCGCGCAACCTCTTCGTCTGGCGCGCCAATCTGCTGGGCTCCAGCGCCAAGGGCCACGAGTATTTCCTGAAGCATCTGCTGGGCGCCCAGAACGGCGTGATGACGGACGGCACGGAAGGCCGCGAGTCCAAGGAAATCCGCTGGCGCGAGGAGGCGCCCATCGCCAAGCTCGACCTGCTGGTGGACATCAACTTCCGCCTGAACTCCACCGGCGCCTACTCGGACATCATCCTGCCGACCGCCACCTGGTATGAGAAGAACGACCTCAACACCACGGACATGCATCCCTTCATCCACCCGTTGAGCGAGGCGGTGACGCCGGGCTGGGAGTCCAAGTCCGACTGGCAGATCTTCAAGACCATCGCCAGGCAGTTCTCGGCGCTGGCGGCCAAGCACCTCGGCACCCGCAAGGATCTGCTGGCGGTGCCCATGATGCACGACTCGCCCATGGAGCTGGCCCAGCCGCTGGGCGTCAAGGACTGGAAGAAGGGCGAGTGCGAGCCGGTGCCGGGCAAGACCCTGCCGCTGCTGAAGCTGGTGGAGCGCGACTACGCCAACACCTACAAGAAATTCACCGCCCTGGGCCCGTTGATGAGCAAGGCCGGCAACAACGTCAAGGGCATCGACTGGAACACCGAAGCCGAGTACGAGGAGCTCAAGCACCTCAACGGCACCATCCAGGATGAAGGCATCAGCCAGGGCATGCCCTCGCTGGCCGAGGACATCCACGTCTGCGATACGGTGCTCCTGATGGCGCCCGAGACCAACGGCGAGGTGGCGCACAAGTCCTGGACCAGGCTCTCGCAGAAGACCGGCGTCGACCACCTGCATCTGTGCGAGGGCCGGCGCGAGGACAAGATCCACTACCGCGACATCCAGGCGCAGCCGCGCAAGATCATCACGGCGCCCACCTGGAGCGGCATCGAGTCCGAGCACGTGAGCTACACCGCCGGCTACACCAACATCCACGAGCACATCCCGTTCCGCACGCTGACCGGGCGCGCCCAGTTCTACCAGGACCACGAATGGATGCTGGACTTCGGCGAGGGCTTCTGCGCCTACCGCCCGCCGGTCGACCTCAGGGCCCACAGCAGCATCCCGGCGGCGGTGCGCGGCAAGCCGCACTTGGTGCTCAACTGGATCACGCCGCACAGCAAGTGGGGCATTCACAGCACCTACAACGACAACCTGCGCATGCTGAACCTGTTCCGCGGCGGCCCCACGGTGTGGGTGGCCGAGGCCGACGCCCGCTCCATCGGGCTGCAGGACAACGACTGGGTGGAAGCGGTCAACGCCAACGGCGCCACGGTGGCGCGCGTGGTGGTGAGCCAGCGCATCCCGCGCGGCATGGCCATGATGTACCACGCCCAGGAGAAGATCGTGAACGTGCCCGGATCGCCGTCCACGGGCAAGCGCGGCGGCATCTTGAACAGCGTGACCCGGGTGGTGGTCAAGCCGACCCACATGATCGGCGGCTACGCCCAGCTGAGCTACAGCTTCAACTACTACGGCACGGTCGGTTCGCAGCGCGACGAGTACGTGGTGCTGCACAAGATCGAGGACCGCGACGTCAACTGGCTGGAGCGGGGACTGACGCCGGAGCGCGAAGCCGCGCTCAACCCGCCCGGCGTCCGCTAG
- a CDS encoding NarK family nitrate/nitrite MFS transporter — translation MAAHVLTRWNPEDQLFWKAEGKAIARRNLWISIPALFLAFAVWMVWSMVVVNLPNVGFKYDNNQLFWLAALPGLSGATLRIFYSFMVPIFGGRKWTTLSTASLLIPALGIGFAVQNPDTPYSTMVLLAILSGFGGGNFASSMANISFFFPKAEKGTALGLNAGLGNLGVSAMQFLVPLVITAGVFGALGGDSQTWLKDGVSKDMWLQNAGFIWVPFIALATLAAWFGMHDLDAAKASFAEQAVIFKRKHNWLMCWLYIGTFGSFIGYSAGFPLFTKTQFPDVNPTQYAFLGPLIGALARVAGGWISDKLGGAVVTFWTFIVMALAVFGVLAFLPHDGAGGNFWMFFAMFMVLFAASGVGNASTFRMIPVIFTTHHQRAAAGKGRAAEEQAVKDANREAAAVLGFSSAVGAYGAFFIPKGFGTSMAMTGGPQAALYVFIAFYVSCLLITWWFYSRKNAEMPS, via the coding sequence ATGGCAGCCCATGTATTAACCCGTTGGAATCCGGAAGACCAGCTCTTCTGGAAAGCGGAGGGCAAGGCGATCGCCCGGCGCAACCTGTGGATCTCCATTCCGGCCCTGTTCCTCGCCTTCGCGGTGTGGATGGTGTGGAGCATGGTGGTGGTGAACCTGCCCAACGTCGGCTTCAAGTACGACAACAACCAACTCTTCTGGCTGGCAGCGCTGCCCGGCCTGTCGGGGGCCACCCTGCGCATCTTCTACTCGTTCATGGTGCCGATCTTCGGCGGGCGCAAGTGGACCACCCTGAGCACCGCCTCGCTGCTGATCCCGGCCCTGGGCATCGGCTTCGCCGTGCAGAACCCGGACACGCCCTACAGCACCATGGTGCTGCTCGCCATCCTGAGCGGCTTCGGCGGCGGCAACTTCGCCTCCAGCATGGCCAACATCAGCTTTTTCTTCCCCAAGGCGGAGAAGGGCACGGCCTTGGGCCTCAACGCCGGGCTCGGCAACCTGGGGGTGAGCGCCATGCAGTTCCTGGTGCCGCTGGTGATCACGGCCGGGGTGTTCGGCGCCCTGGGCGGCGACTCGCAGACTTGGCTCAAGGACGGCGTGAGCAAGGACATGTGGCTGCAGAACGCCGGCTTCATCTGGGTGCCCTTCATCGCGCTGGCGACCCTGGCCGCCTGGTTCGGCATGCACGACCTGGATGCCGCCAAGGCCTCCTTCGCCGAGCAGGCGGTGATCTTCAAGCGCAAGCACAATTGGCTGATGTGCTGGCTCTACATCGGCACCTTCGGCTCCTTCATCGGCTACTCCGCGGGCTTCCCGCTCTTCACCAAGACCCAGTTTCCCGACGTGAATCCGACCCAGTACGCTTTCCTGGGGCCGCTGATCGGCGCCTTGGCGCGGGTGGCCGGCGGCTGGATCTCCGACAAGCTGGGCGGCGCGGTGGTGACCTTCTGGACCTTCATCGTGATGGCGCTGGCGGTGTTCGGCGTGCTGGCCTTCCTGCCCCATGACGGCGCCGGCGGCAATTTCTGGATGTTCTTCGCCATGTTCATGGTGCTCTTCGCCGCCAGCGGCGTGGGCAACGCCTCCACCTTCCGCATGATCCCGGTGATCTTCACCACCCATCACCAGCGCGCCGCGGCCGGCAAGGGGCGGGCCGCCGAGGAGCAGGCGGTCAAGGACGCCAACCGGGAGGCGGCCGCGGTGCTCGGCTTCAGCTCGGCGGTGGGCGCCTACGGGGCCTTTTTCATCCCCAAGGGCTTCGGCACCTCCATGGCCATGACCGGCGGCCCGCAGGCGGCACTCTACGTCTTCATCGCCTTCTACGTGAGCTGCCTGCTGATTACCTGGTGGTTCTATTCGCGCAAGAACGCGGAAATGCCGAGCTGA